The Candidatus Poribacteria bacterium genome contains a region encoding:
- a CDS encoding mannonate dehydratase: MARKMRLGLGQFSELSEERLKFIKQLGVEDVLLNTAQLPGTERWEFEDILQLRKAVEAVGLRLAALENVPVPFYDKAMLGLPGRDEQIENMATTIRNIGKAGVEIFGYHWMPSGVWRTSRTTPGRGGAEVTSFDMDEVKDAPLSHGRVFTEAEMWENYEYYMNAILPVAEEAGVKLALHPDDPPVESLAGVPRLFRNFEGFKRGMEIADSPIHGLDFCVGSWSEMGPGVTDAIRYFGERDKIFYVHFRDVEGHVPKFAESFVDTGNCDMFDVMRTLKEVGFTGFMITDHVPHIVDDTGWGHRGRAYAIGYMTAFLEILSTT, encoded by the coding sequence ATGGCACGCAAGATGCGTCTCGGTTTAGGTCAATTCAGTGAACTCAGTGAAGAACGGTTGAAGTTTATCAAACAACTCGGTGTCGAAGATGTCTTGCTCAACACGGCACAACTCCCCGGTACAGAACGGTGGGAATTTGAGGACATCTTGCAACTTCGGAAAGCGGTAGAAGCGGTTGGACTCCGGTTAGCAGCACTTGAGAATGTGCCGGTCCCGTTTTACGACAAAGCGATGCTCGGTCTACCGGGTCGTGATGAGCAAATTGAGAATATGGCGACAACGATTCGCAATATCGGTAAGGCTGGCGTTGAGATCTTCGGATACCACTGGATGCCGAGCGGTGTCTGGCGAACTTCTCGAACTACACCCGGTAGAGGCGGTGCCGAAGTTACGAGTTTTGATATGGACGAAGTTAAAGACGCACCGCTATCGCACGGACGCGTTTTCACTGAAGCCGAAATGTGGGAAAACTACGAATACTACATGAACGCCATCCTGCCCGTCGCAGAAGAAGCAGGCGTTAAACTCGCACTCCACCCCGATGATCCGCCTGTTGAATCTCTTGCAGGCGTACCGCGTCTGTTCCGCAATTTTGAAGGCTTCAAACGCGGCATGGAGATCGCTGACAGTCCAATACACGGACTCGATTTCTGCGTCGGTTCTTGGTCGGAGATGGGACCGGGTGTCACGGATGCGATCCGCTATTTCGGAGAACGCGACAAGATTTTCTATGTCCATTTCCGTGATGTGGAAGGACACGTCCCAAAATTTGCTGAATCCTTTGTTGACACCGGCAATTGCGATATGTTTGATGTAATGCGCACGCTCAAAGAAGTCGGTTTCACAGGTTTCATGATTACCGACCATGTGCCTCACATCGTAGATGACACAGGTTGGGGACACCGAGGCCGCGCGTATGCCATCGGATATATGACAGCGTTCCTTGAAATTTTATCAACGACGTAA
- a CDS encoding phytanoyl-CoA dioxygenase family protein, whose product MREVRNSNDPMPLAPGEKLMTPEQKFFFDLRGWILLPSVLSASEIEEMKAEVYAGARHSYQGALQNLLDHPALVGILNEILADERFIFDDCYGFRCENSVTTVRKPGWSTASDRGTAVPHVVRPPQQANAMRYQVAGGKIFAGLTRVIWELEEVKAGQGGTTFLNGSHKAHFDYGGPDPYRPNISESPWENKIKDMMEDYSCPPGSVLIFTESVVHATNNWTNPDNPRCAVFNCYNSIWAQWFRLNLSHEIIEKMPPKRQSLFRGTWAIGGGPGGNRAYSLENNTT is encoded by the coding sequence ATGCGAGAAGTCCGTAATTCTAATGATCCAATGCCATTGGCTCCCGGAGAGAAATTGATGACACCCGAACAGAAGTTTTTCTTCGACTTACGGGGTTGGATTTTATTACCATCGGTATTATCAGCGTCGGAAATCGAAGAGATGAAAGCGGAAGTCTATGCGGGTGCCAGACATAGTTATCAGGGAGCACTCCAGAATTTACTGGATCATCCTGCGCTTGTAGGGATTCTCAACGAAATCCTTGCTGATGAACGATTTATCTTTGACGATTGCTACGGCTTTCGATGTGAGAATTCGGTTACGACGGTCAGGAAACCTGGCTGGAGCACTGCTTCTGATAGGGGTACTGCGGTGCCACATGTCGTACGACCGCCACAACAAGCAAATGCGATGCGGTATCAGGTTGCCGGTGGAAAGATATTCGCAGGACTCACACGTGTGATTTGGGAACTTGAAGAGGTGAAAGCCGGACAAGGGGGCACGACTTTTCTGAATGGGTCTCATAAGGCGCATTTCGACTATGGTGGACCGGACCCATACCGTCCGAATATTAGTGAATCCCCTTGGGAGAATAAGATAAAGGATATGATGGAGGACTATAGTTGTCCGCCTGGGTCGGTGCTTATTTTTACTGAGAGCGTTGTACATGCTACCAACAACTGGACGAACCCTGACAATCCGCGTTGTGCTGTGTTTAATTGTTACAATTCAATATGGGCGCAATGGTTTCGACTGAATCTAAGTCATGAAATCATAGAAAAGATGCCGCCGAAACGTCAATCTTTATTCCGTGGCACTTGGGCAATAGGTGGTGGTCCCGGTGGGAATCGTGCATATTCGCTGGAGAATAACACCACATAA
- a CDS encoding winged helix-turn-helix domain-containing protein, which translates to MLEDIGSVAGAIWHYLEENSEATVTKLTRELGETERTVLMAIGWLAREGKLDFEKRKQGTYITLKTQHSDAAAA; encoded by the coding sequence ATGTTAGAAGATATTGGAAGCGTAGCGGGTGCTATCTGGCACTACCTTGAAGAAAATAGCGAAGCCACCGTTACCAAATTAACACGCGAACTCGGTGAGACCGAACGCACTGTTCTCATGGCGATCGGTTGGCTTGCCCGCGAAGGCAAATTAGATTTTGAAAAACGGAAACAGGGTACTTATATCACACTAAAAACACAACACTCAGACGCAGCAGCGGCATAG
- a CDS encoding phytanoyl-CoA dioxygenase family protein has product MIDKKYLLTTEQMANFVADGYLRFDKLIPDELNKAAHAEMEAGVSVRGGGGTVLNDVWNDASAVGSVFGMPEVQGIVQSLVGEDPLYDHHAVHIVRPQNEVGQIWHADAIIDLRMHFDIQFFYFSHDTPREMGGTMILPGSHYRRVCETDIARYQNFLSQLPIACEAGTLFVVHHGMWHCAQPNLTEQTRYMFKLRLNPTVRQCKLWNTDDIDTAPIHGILGRNHRWYGNDVRLEIVNRIKQWRFLIGDESFDVGYWLSRLENMPENAQEAA; this is encoded by the coding sequence ATGATTGACAAAAAGTATTTGCTCACTACAGAACAGATGGCGAATTTCGTTGCGGACGGTTACCTCCGCTTCGATAAGTTAATCCCTGATGAATTAAATAAAGCCGCACATGCGGAGATGGAAGCCGGTGTGAGTGTCCGTGGCGGCGGCGGCACGGTTTTAAACGATGTCTGGAACGATGCGTCTGCAGTCGGCAGCGTTTTCGGGATGCCAGAGGTGCAGGGCATTGTTCAGAGCCTTGTCGGTGAGGATCCGCTCTACGATCACCACGCCGTTCACATCGTCCGTCCGCAAAACGAGGTCGGTCAGATTTGGCATGCCGACGCGATCATTGACTTGCGGATGCATTTTGATATCCAATTTTTCTATTTCTCGCACGATACGCCGCGTGAAATGGGTGGGACGATGATTCTACCCGGAAGCCATTATCGTCGTGTCTGTGAGACAGACATCGCGCGTTACCAAAACTTCCTCAGTCAACTGCCGATTGCTTGCGAAGCAGGAACGCTCTTTGTGGTGCATCACGGGATGTGGCACTGTGCGCAACCGAACCTCACAGAGCAGACACGCTACATGTTCAAACTCCGCCTCAACCCGACGGTGCGTCAGTGTAAACTCTGGAACACAGACGATATCGATACAGCACCGATCCACGGCATCTTAGGCAGGAATCACAGATGGTACGGGAACGATGTCCGGCTTGAGATTGTCAATCGGATCAAGCAGTGGCGTTTTCTTATCGGTGACGAGTCGTTTGATGTTGGCTACTGGCTGTCTCGACTTGAAAACATGCCAGAGAACGCTCAGGAAGCAGCATAG
- a CDS encoding site-specific DNA-methyltransferase: MGHPEYIDTIKQGDCIALMSEMPDECVDLIITDPPFAIDFKATRHNYNRKGDRVLQGYNEVKGSDYLAFTLDWLTAATRVLKDSGSMYIFSGWNYLKDLLIAIDQCKLTTVNHLIWKYQFGVVTKRKYVTSHYHCLFLCKNDRKRKFYPYRRFDKDAKTESGGSAHYKDKEDVWEIKREYWQGAIKTPTKLPAELIEKILDYSSEKGDVVLDPFLGSGQVAVVSKMKERHYIGFEIVPAYYEFALDRLESGKYLIQKTEEQPVWDLFSQDT, translated from the coding sequence ATGGGACATCCTGAATATATTGACACCATCAAGCAGGGGGACTGCATTGCGTTGATGTCCGAAATGCCGGATGAATGTGTTGATCTCATCATAACGGATCCGCCTTTTGCGATCGACTTCAAGGCAACTCGTCACAATTACAACCGAAAAGGGGATCGTGTCCTTCAGGGTTACAACGAAGTCAAGGGAAGTGATTATCTTGCTTTTACGCTTGACTGGCTTACCGCTGCGACGAGAGTCCTAAAGGATTCTGGTAGTATGTATATCTTTTCAGGTTGGAACTATCTAAAAGATCTTCTGATAGCAATTGATCAGTGCAAGCTCACGACTGTCAATCACCTCATTTGGAAATATCAGTTTGGTGTTGTTACGAAGCGTAAGTACGTAACCTCCCACTACCATTGTCTTTTCTTGTGCAAAAACGACAGGAAACGAAAGTTTTATCCCTATCGCCGATTTGATAAGGATGCAAAGACTGAAAGCGGCGGATCGGCACACTACAAAGACAAAGAAGACGTTTGGGAAATCAAGAGAGAATATTGGCAAGGTGCCATCAAAACGCCAACGAAATTGCCAGCTGAACTCATTGAAAAGATACTTGATTACTCCAGTGAAAAAGGCGATGTTGTTTTGGATCCGTTTTTGGGTTCTGGGCAGGTTGCTGTCGTCAGCAAAATGAAAGAACGGCATTACATAGGCTTCGAGATTGTGCCAGCATATTACGAATTCGCTCTTGATCGGCTTGAATCGGGAAAATACTTAATTCAAAAAACGGAAGAACAACCTGTATGGGACTTATTTAGTCAGGACACGTGA
- the dtd gene encoding D-aminoacyl-tRNA deacylase, protein MRAVVQRVKSASVRVDGKLVSEIEAGVLVFLGVAHDDTKTELEYIANKVANLRIFEDEDGKMNRSLLETGGAALVVSQFTLYGDCRKGRRPSFINAARPEVANTLYEQFITLLKQQNIPTQGGTFQAMMDVQLINDGPVTILLDSNKQF, encoded by the coding sequence ATGAGAGCAGTCGTTCAACGTGTTAAATCTGCCAGTGTTAGGGTAGATGGTAAACTCGTTTCCGAAATTGAGGCAGGTGTACTTGTCTTCCTCGGCGTTGCGCATGACGATACCAAAACAGAACTGGAATATATTGCCAATAAAGTCGCTAACCTGCGTATCTTCGAGGATGAAGACGGCAAAATGAATCGTTCGCTTCTCGAAACAGGAGGGGCAGCTCTGGTTGTCTCGCAATTCACGCTCTACGGTGATTGCCGTAAAGGACGACGACCGAGTTTTATTAATGCCGCCCGCCCTGAAGTCGCAAACACACTTTATGAGCAGTTCATCACCCTCCTAAAACAGCAGAATATCCCAACGCAAGGCGGTACCTTTCAGGCGATGATGGATGTGCAACTCATTAATGACGGTCCTGTCACCATTTTACTGGATAGCAACAAGCAATTTTGA
- the glgP gene encoding alpha-glucan family phosphorylase — translation MKPLHQLTVVPTLPANLEPLRELALNLWWTWDREALDLFHHLDAELWEKTYHNPVAMLGQISQERLETTSKNSVFLARLEVIHKKFREYHKTPSWFETNYKDDTLKNLQIAYFSMEYGLTECMPLYSGGLGVLAGDHLKSTSYLGLPFVAVGLLYQHGYFRQTLTADGWQMADYPTNDFYNMPIQPATLADGAPLFVEVEYPEGKAIAKVWCAQVGRISLYLLDTNIPENQNEELRSITDYLYGGDERLRIKQEILLGIGGYRALTALGIQPTVCHMNEGHAAFLAIERIRQMMSQTGIRFEEACEATKAGNIFTTHTPVPAGIDWFPPDLVNHYFSSYYRELGVSMDTFLGLGRTNPLNTHSEFSPALLALRLSAMCNGVSQLHGEVAREMWKDLWPGTPVHEVPIGAITNGIHTRSWVSGDMQSLFDRYLGPRWIVELTNQAVWTQISQIPDSELWRTHERRRERLITFARQRQEQKQALGGSISKRPQESDTMATKTLNSAALTIGFARRFATYKRATLLFHDVDRLDKILNHPERSVQLIFAGKAHPHDYEGKLLIQRIARIAAEPRFYHKIVFIENYDICVGRYLVEGVDVWLNNPLRPNEASGTSGMKAAANGVLNLSIADGWWAEANHLGGGWTIDTGPVIEDSKSTNKAHANAIYDLLENEIVPLFYQRNSVDDVPHEWVARMKTAMQNLAPIFNTKRMVSEYAEQLYFPAHRRWQELNASETKRSIALARWKSHIRDHWSDLRVEEKRTDAKTTAAQNAELGVGESTTVKAVVRTDVLFPHELAVQIYHGVLDEAGEIHNGTVSPMAYKDDLGGGTYLFEGTLTLKQTGLHGYTVRALPNHEDLQSPHELGLVTWA, via the coding sequence ATGAAGCCACTTCACCAACTCACAGTGGTGCCTACCTTACCCGCGAATCTTGAACCCCTGCGTGAACTTGCTTTAAACCTATGGTGGACCTGGGATCGCGAAGCATTGGATCTGTTTCATCATCTCGATGCGGAATTGTGGGAAAAAACCTATCATAACCCCGTCGCAATGCTCGGTCAGATCTCACAAGAACGGTTGGAGACGACTTCAAAAAACAGCGTGTTCCTCGCACGGCTTGAGGTCATCCACAAGAAGTTTAGAGAATACCATAAAACCCCTTCATGGTTTGAGACAAATTACAAAGATGATACACTCAAGAACCTACAAATTGCCTATTTTTCAATGGAGTATGGCTTGACGGAGTGCATGCCGCTCTACTCTGGCGGTTTAGGGGTCTTAGCAGGCGACCATCTAAAATCCACGAGTTACTTAGGACTCCCTTTCGTCGCAGTTGGGCTGCTCTATCAGCACGGCTACTTCCGCCAGACCCTTACCGCCGATGGCTGGCAGATGGCGGATTACCCCACCAATGACTTTTACAATATGCCAATTCAGCCAGCGACACTCGCTGATGGGGCCCCGCTTTTCGTCGAAGTCGAATATCCAGAAGGCAAAGCGATCGCTAAAGTCTGGTGTGCCCAGGTCGGGCGCATTTCGCTGTATCTGCTGGATACAAATATCCCCGAAAACCAGAACGAAGAGTTGCGGAGTATCACGGATTACCTATATGGTGGTGATGAGCGCCTCCGTATCAAACAGGAAATTCTGCTCGGTATTGGTGGCTATCGTGCCTTAACAGCACTCGGCATCCAACCAACCGTTTGCCACATGAATGAGGGGCACGCCGCGTTTCTCGCGATTGAGCGTATCCGGCAGATGATGTCGCAGACAGGTATCCGTTTTGAAGAAGCCTGCGAAGCGACAAAGGCAGGAAATATCTTCACGACACATACGCCTGTTCCGGCTGGCATCGACTGGTTTCCGCCCGATTTAGTCAACCACTACTTCAGCAGTTATTACCGTGAACTCGGTGTCTCCATGGATACCTTTCTCGGTCTCGGTAGAACGAATCCGTTGAACACGCATAGTGAATTCAGCCCCGCGCTTCTTGCCCTTCGGCTCTCCGCAATGTGCAACGGCGTGAGCCAACTGCACGGAGAGGTTGCCCGTGAGATGTGGAAAGACCTCTGGCCCGGTACGCCTGTACATGAGGTGCCTATTGGTGCGATTACGAACGGCATTCACACGCGTTCATGGGTCTCTGGCGATATGCAGAGCCTTTTTGACAGATACCTTGGACCTCGTTGGATAGTCGAACTCACGAATCAAGCAGTGTGGACACAAATCTCGCAAATACCGGACTCCGAACTGTGGCGAACCCACGAACGAAGGCGTGAGCGTCTGATTACATTCGCTCGTCAACGGCAGGAACAGAAGCAGGCACTCGGCGGCAGCATTTCCAAGCGTCCGCAAGAGAGTGACACCATGGCAACGAAAACACTCAATTCAGCGGCGTTGACGATTGGCTTTGCGCGTCGGTTTGCGACTTATAAACGCGCGACCTTACTGTTCCATGATGTTGATCGGCTTGATAAGATTCTCAACCACCCGGAACGTTCTGTTCAACTGATTTTCGCGGGGAAAGCGCATCCACATGACTATGAGGGAAAATTGCTTATCCAGCGTATCGCTCGGATCGCTGCGGAACCGCGATTTTATCATAAAATCGTCTTCATCGAAAATTACGATATTTGTGTCGGACGTTATCTCGTTGAAGGTGTTGATGTGTGGCTTAACAACCCGTTACGTCCAAATGAAGCGAGCGGTACGAGCGGTATGAAGGCTGCAGCGAACGGGGTGCTGAATCTCAGCATCGCAGACGGCTGGTGGGCTGAGGCAAATCATCTGGGCGGTGGGTGGACGATTGACACGGGCCCCGTTATAGAGGATTCCAAATCCACCAATAAAGCGCACGCGAATGCCATCTATGATCTCCTTGAAAACGAGATTGTGCCGCTTTTCTACCAACGTAACTCCGTTGACGATGTTCCGCATGAATGGGTCGCACGGATGAAGACTGCAATGCAGAATCTCGCACCTATTTTCAATACAAAACGGATGGTGTCAGAATACGCAGAGCAGTTATATTTTCCGGCACATCGGCGTTGGCAAGAACTCAATGCATCCGAGACGAAGCGTAGCATCGCCTTAGCGCGTTGGAAAAGTCATATCCGAGACCATTGGAGCGACCTTCGAGTTGAGGAAAAGCGGACGGATGCGAAAACCACTGCCGCGCAAAACGCTGAGCTTGGGGTGGGTGAGTCAACAACAGTGAAAGCCGTCGTCCGAACCGACGTGCTGTTTCCTCACGAACTCGCCGTGCAAATCTATCACGGTGTATTAGATGAAGCAGGCGAAATTCACAATGGAACTGTGAGTCCAATGGCGTATAAAGACGACCTCGGGGGCGGTACTTACCTTTTTGAAGGGACGCTGACCTTGAAACAGACAGGCTTGCACGGCTATACTGTGCGCGCCTTGCCCAACCATGAGGATCTGCAATCTCCACACGAACTTGGGTTAGTGACGTGGGCTTAA
- a CDS encoding phytanoyl-CoA dioxygenase family protein: MTKETFNDQPVPMTPEQKFFFDLRGWILLPSILSDSEIEEMKAEVYAGARQSYQGALQNLLDHPAIVGVLNEILSEAPFVQHDDCYGFRCEGSFTTVREPGWTVSERGDNGLPHVVRPPQQANAMRYQVAGEKIFAGLTRVVWELEEVKAGQGATSFLSGSHKAHFNYGGPDKYRPNIGESPWEGSMREMMDDYSCPPGSVVIFTESLVHAANDWTNPSNPRCAVFNCYNSIWAQWHRLNLSHEIIETMPPKRQSLFRGTWAIGGGPGGNRAYSLDNNTT; this comes from the coding sequence ATGACAAAAGAAACGTTTAATGATCAACCCGTGCCGATGACCCCAGAACAGAAGTTTTTCTTCGATTTACGGGGTTGGATTTTATTGCCATCAATATTATCGGACTCAGAAATCGAAGAGATGAAAGCAGAAGTGTATGCGGGTGCAAGACAAAGTTATCAAGGCGCACTTCAGAACCTCCTTGACCATCCTGCAATTGTAGGGGTTCTAAATGAAATTCTGTCCGAAGCCCCTTTTGTACAACACGACGATTGCTACGGATTTCGGTGTGAGGGGTCTTTTACTACTGTCCGAGAACCCGGTTGGACTGTGTCGGAACGTGGCGATAACGGGCTGCCGCACGTTGTACGTCCACCGCAGCAGGCGAACGCGATGCGGTATCAGGTCGCCGGTGAAAAGATTTTTGCGGGGCTAACGCGTGTCGTCTGGGAACTTGAAGAGGTGAAGGCAGGACAAGGTGCTACCTCTTTCCTCAGTGGATCCCATAAAGCGCATTTCAACTACGGCGGTCCTGACAAGTATCGTCCGAATATCGGCGAATCACCGTGGGAAGGGAGCATGCGTGAGATGATGGATGACTATAGCTGCCCACCGGGTTCTGTTGTCATCTTCACGGAAAGTCTCGTCCATGCTGCCAACGATTGGACGAATCCATCGAATCCACGGTGCGCTGTTTTCAATTGCTATAACTCCATCTGGGCACAGTGGCATCGGCTGAACCTGAGCCACGAAATTATCGAAACGATGCCACCGAAACGCCA
- a CDS encoding glucose-1-phosphate adenylyltransferase: protein MSNGSVIAVILGGGRGTRLFPLTRDRAKPSVPIAGKFRLVDIPISNCLHSGLEKIYVLTQFNSVSLNRHIAQTYRFDTYRRGFVQILAAQQTLMGEEWYQGTADAIKHNEPYILNPRFKDDHVLILAGDHLYRMDYQKMLAVHTESNADITVSVIPVEKEVTSGLGILQADANGRIVDFVEKPQTEDELQRLRVEPEVFTSRDIEPQGREYIASMGIYIFNREVLQEVLRDESNVDFGKDIIPKSIQARTVSAYFFDGYWEDIGTIHAFYSANIALTDATPAFNFYDEQAPIYTNRRHLPSTKVNSSSVRSSILAEGSIIDDSELDRTIVGIRSIISGGSRIYQSILMGADYYESDVSRVEHEKSGIPNVGIGRNCLIQNAIIDKNARIGDNSVLVNRDGIDNYDGEDYYIRDGIVIVPKDATIPPETVV, encoded by the coding sequence ATGAGTAACGGGAGCGTTATTGCGGTTATTCTTGGCGGCGGTCGCGGCACACGGCTATTTCCACTGACACGAGATCGAGCGAAACCGAGTGTCCCGATTGCAGGCAAATTTCGACTGGTGGACATACCAATTAGCAATTGCCTCCATTCAGGATTGGAAAAAATCTATGTTTTGACGCAATTCAACTCTGTCTCCTTGAATCGACATATTGCACAAACGTATCGCTTTGATACCTATCGCCGCGGATTCGTCCAAATTCTCGCAGCGCAACAGACGCTGATGGGCGAAGAGTGGTATCAAGGAACAGCGGATGCCATCAAGCACAATGAACCTTATATTCTCAACCCTCGCTTCAAAGACGACCATGTTCTCATCCTTGCCGGTGACCATCTCTATCGGATGGATTATCAAAAAATGTTGGCTGTTCACACTGAATCCAATGCGGACATCACAGTCTCTGTTATCCCGGTGGAGAAAGAGGTCACGAGCGGACTCGGCATTCTCCAAGCAGATGCGAATGGACGTATCGTTGATTTCGTTGAAAAACCGCAAACGGAGGATGAACTTCAGCGGCTGCGCGTTGAACCTGAGGTCTTTACATCACGGGACATTGAACCACAAGGAAGGGAATACATCGCTTCAATGGGGATCTATATTTTTAATCGTGAGGTCTTACAAGAGGTGCTTCGAGATGAATCAAATGTAGACTTCGGTAAGGATATTATTCCAAAGAGCATTCAGGCGCGTACGGTCTCAGCCTATTTTTTCGATGGCTATTGGGAGGATATTGGTACGATCCACGCTTTCTATTCGGCAAATATAGCACTCACGGATGCTACACCGGCGTTCAACTTCTACGATGAACAGGCACCGATTTATACCAACCGTCGGCACCTACCAAGCACGAAAGTCAACAGCAGTAGTGTCCGTTCATCGATTCTTGCCGAAGGTTCTATCATTGATGATTCTGAACTCGATAGAACGATTGTCGGCATCCGAAGTATCATCTCCGGTGGCAGTCGAATTTACCAGTCTATACTTATGGGAGCAGATTACTATGAGTCAGATGTATCGCGAGTGGAGCATGAAAAGTCAGGTATTCCTAATGTCGGTATTGGACGCAATTGCCTGATCCAGAATGCAATTATTGACAAAAATGCGCGTATCGGTGATAATTCAGTACTTGTAAACCGAGACGGAATTGACAACTACGATGGTGAAGACTACTACATTCGGGATGGTATTGTGATTGTTCCAAAAGACGCGACGATCCCTCCCGAAACCGTCGTCTAA
- the hisB gene encoding imidazoleglycerol-phosphate dehydratase HisB, translated as MDRKVAIARETAETRIQLSLDLDGTGASTINTGVGFLDHMLELFAKHGFFDLEIEAKGDLHVDAHHTTEDVGICLGQALQKAVLDKAGMQRFGSFSVPMYESLAKVDLDVCGRPYLHFETPLSSGKVGDFDIELAEEFFHGFVNHSGTTLHINVPYGTNQHHIIEAIFKAVAKALHIATRLDENITGVLSTKGSL; from the coding sequence ATGGACAGAAAAGTAGCAATTGCCCGCGAAACAGCAGAGACCCGCATCCAGCTCAGTCTTGACCTCGACGGAACAGGGGCATCCACTATTAATACGGGTGTCGGATTCTTGGATCACATGTTAGAACTCTTTGCCAAACACGGGTTCTTTGACCTTGAGATTGAGGCAAAGGGTGATTTACATGTAGATGCACATCATACGACGGAGGATGTCGGCATCTGCCTTGGACAAGCCCTCCAAAAAGCAGTACTTGACAAAGCGGGGATGCAACGGTTCGGCAGTTTTAGCGTTCCGATGTATGAATCCCTCGCCAAAGTTGACTTGGATGTCTGCGGACGGCCTTACCTCCACTTTGAGACACCGCTGAGTTCCGGGAAAGTCGGTGATTTCGATATTGAACTCGCCGAAGAATTTTTTCACGGATTTGTGAACCATAGCGGTACAACCTTGCACATCAACGTCCCGTACGGCACGAATCAACACCACATCATTGAAGCCATCTTTAAGGCGGTTGCGAAGGCGTTGCATATTGCAACACGCCTTGATGAAAATATCACGGGTGTACTGTCCACTAAAGGGAGTTTATAG
- a CDS encoding LamG domain-containing protein — translation MYRVLTFLILSLFALMHLIATQVVALDTDGLVGAWLFDEGKGETVTDSSDNGLDGKIAQGKPKWVDGKFDGAMEFGGQDMVTVDDDNALDLAEFTIAAWVNIPKVSGAWQIIATKENRNPTGRNYGLFGHINSGVVHYSFTTNSGWKSFDAKTVVTDGDWHHVAGTYDGSDFKFYLDGAIDAQVAPGTKPDNHDNFLFIGGCDIGNYWMTGTIDEVVLYDRALSEKELNELMEDGMSVALDVQPGGKLVTTWSRIKTQ, via the coding sequence ATGTACAGAGTACTAACATTTTTAATCCTGAGTCTTTTTGCGCTAATGCATCTCATAGCAACACAGGTCGTAGCACTGGATACAGACGGTCTTGTTGGTGCGTGGTTGTTCGATGAAGGCAAAGGAGAAACCGTTACGGATTCCTCCGATAACGGATTGGATGGAAAAATCGCGCAGGGTAAACCGAAGTGGGTTGATGGCAAATTTGATGGTGCGATGGAATTCGGCGGGCAAGATATGGTAACCGTTGATGATGATAATGCGCTTGATTTAGCGGAATTCACAATCGCCGCATGGGTGAATATCCCGAAAGTCTCCGGTGCGTGGCAAATTATTGCCACTAAAGAAAACCGTAATCCGACGGGCAGAAACTATGGGCTTTTCGGTCATATTAACTCCGGTGTTGTCCATTACTCCTTCACAACAAATTCCGGATGGAAATCATTTGATGCCAAAACTGTTGTAACGGATGGTGACTGGCATCACGTTGCAGGCACTTACGATGGCTCAGACTTCAAATTCTATCTTGATGGAGCGATTGATGCACAAGTCGCACCCGGAACAAAACCGGATAACCACGATAATTTCCTGTTTATTGGGGGCTGCGACATCGGTAACTACTGGATGACAGGCACTATTGACGAGGTGGTTCTCTATGACAGAGCCCTCAGCGAGAAGGAACTCAACGAACTAATGGAAGATGGGATGTCTGTCGCGTTAGACGTGCAACCCGGCGGAAAACTGGTGACGACTTGGAGTCGAATTAAGACGCAATAA